The Alphaproteobacteria bacterium nucleotide sequence GTTTTTTTTGCTCCATGATGAATTTTTTAATTTCAATATTAGAGTTTTTGCATATTTCCTGAAGATATTTACCCGTGAAATCATCACTTAAGGGCTCAATGCCAAGATGAGAGAAAAACTTAGAAATAGCGAGCTTATTTTTATTTAGGCATGTTACTAAGCCAAATTTTCTTACATCATTATAACGCATAAAATCACCATTATTAAGAGTAAAAATTACATGATCATGTTTTTCATTTTTTAATTTTTTTTCGACAAATATTTTGCCAGTCATACCAAGGTGTATAATAAGAACTTGGTCATTTTTTAGGTAAATTAAGAGATATTTAGCTCTCCGCGTAATTTTTTCAATGTTACTATTAGTAACTTGATTAACTAAGTTTTTTGGAACTTTGACGCGCAATTTGTCATTTAAAACATCTATAGCATTAAATTCTTTGCCTTTGATTAAGGGGCTTAAATAATTTTTTACGGTTTCTACCTCAGGAAGTTCTGGCATGAAGATATTTATACTATATTATGTGACAGATAATTAAATGTTATTATGAGTAAAAGCAATAAAGAAGCTAATTTTGGTTTCAGAAAAGTTACACAAGAAATAAAAACAAATTTAGTCGAAGAGGTTTTCTCA carries:
- the mutM gene encoding bifunctional DNA-formamidopyrimidine glycosylase/DNA-(apurinic or apyrimidinic site) lyase yields the protein MPELPEVETVKNYLSPLIKGKEFNAIDVLNDKLRVKVPKNLVNQVTNSNIEKITRRAKYLLIYLKNDQVLIIHLGMTGKIFVEKKLKNEKHDHVIFTLNNGDFMRYNDVRKFGLVTCLNKNKLAISKFFSHLGIEPLSDDFTGKYLQEICKNSNIEIKKFIMEQKKLVGVGNIYASEALFSSKIHPETPAASLSLNDATSLVKNIKSILIQAIAKGGSTIKDYRLVNGESGYFQHEFKVYGRENNPCKICATPIKKMVQAGRSTFYCIKCQKK